In Anthonomus grandis grandis chromosome 6, icAntGran1.3, whole genome shotgun sequence, one DNA window encodes the following:
- the LOC126737647 gene encoding piggyBac transposable element-derived protein 4-like yields the protein MELMEGLLDSGRTIYTDNWYTSVSLAKRLIDRKTHLVGTIRANRKGNPQEVIKEKLNRGGIVARQDNDKTVVLKWKDKRDAITLSTKHDDSTVTLAKKGKEVIKPKVIVNYNQGKAFIDLSDQMSAYAPCLRRTSKWYKRLVFHLITATTIVNALHLYKKKISITTFKEEVVSGLIENDEKLNTVSRPSTSRTQRCTLKEVEGQKRVTRKRCTMLQHHVNGLQCCVRPKKCEKGQYNLCTV from the coding sequence ATGGAATTGATGGAAGGTCTTTTGGACAGTGGCCGCACAATTTACACTGACAACTGGTACACGAGCGTATCATTAGCCAAAAGACTAATTGACCGAAAAACGCATTTAGTTGGTACAATTAGAGCAAACCGCAAAGGTAATCCTCAAGAAGTAATAAAGGAAAAGTTGAATCGAGGTGGAATTGTAGCTCGGCAAGATAATGACAAAACTGTAGTCCTGAAGTGGAAGGATAAGAGAGACGCCATCACGCTAAGCACCAAACATGATGATTCTACCGTTACTTTAGCAAAGAAAGGAAAGGAAGTTATTAAACCGAAAGTAATTGTTAACTATAATCAGGGCAAGGCTTTTATCGACTTGTCGGATCAAATGTCAGCATACGCGCCTTGTCTAAGGCGAACTTCAAAATGGTACAAACGCCTAGTGTTTCATCTCATTACTGCTACAACAATAGTAAACGCGTTACAtctttacaagaaaaaaatcagcatcACCACTTTCAAAGAAGAGGTAGTTTCAGGTCTCATTGAAAACGACGAAAAACTTAATACTGTTTCTCGTCCTTCCACGTCAAGAACGCAACGCTGCACGTTGAAGGAAGTGGAAGGCCAAAAACGAGTTACTCGAAAGAGATGCACTATGCTACAGCACCATGTCAATGGCTTACAATGCTGCGTACGCccgaaaaaatgcgaaaaaggtCAATACAATTTGTGTACCGTGTAA